A region of the Lagopus muta isolate bLagMut1 chromosome 2, bLagMut1 primary, whole genome shotgun sequence genome:
ATGGTTCCACTAACCCCATACCTTTTATTCTGCCATCAGTTCTGTGTGTTAAAGAACAAACCAAAGTTTTTTCCAAGCACCTTCCAAATAAGCACCTTTCAGCAACATTTCCTTCTTCTAATGAGAGCTGGAGATGGTTTGAGGAGGTGCAggggcactgagcacagcacgtTTCTGTCTATGTGGTCATGGCAGCCATTTCCCCCAAGCAAGCCCTTGGACTGTACGTTCATCTGAGCACTCACACACCTGAGAGCCTCGAGCACCATCAGTGCAACAAGTTAGAAGTGTAAATACCTGGATTGAATTTCCAGAGGTCGTGGAAGTGTCTGTTCAGGCGCGCGTTGTAGCCACCAAATACGTAGAGCTCCCCATTGTAGCTGACTGTGGGGAGTAAACAGACATCAGCGTGCCACCcagggcagagcccagcaggccCCTGTCCCAACaccaaacacaaagcagagcaatGCTCGCTGCCCACTTTAGCTTATATCACTTTCACACACAGGGCTGCACGCGAGGCTTTGCTACGGGCCGCAGCTCTCCACAGAagccaggctctgagcacccctCACCCTCCCACACTTCCACCCAGTGGAGTAGACACCCCTGTGCTATGGATGGGAACTCCTTTCCACGttctcctctcccagcagccccacactcaCATGCTGAATGGCTCCGGCGACCTTCAGGGAGCACTGGAGTGGGAGGGGAGTCCAGCCAGGAGTTTGTTTCTGTATCAAACACTTTAATGCGGTTACAGTAGATCTCGTTGTTGGAGTGAAATGGCCCAAAACGATCAGCTCTGCCCCCAAATACATACATCTTTGTTCCAATGATGGTAGCTGAATGGAAGTCTCTCCAGCGAGCTGGTGTACCCTGCAGGGACAGGttaaaacagcaagagaaacagTGCAAGTTACCCAGGGAGGTGATACCTCTTGATAGGGATATGCCTTCTCCTGCAGATCCCAGCCACACCAAAAAGGAGCTGGGAGACAAGCATGGGCATCTACCCCAGAGAACAGCCCAACTGAGACTTTCTccacaaaccagaatgaaaacCAGACACTGACCTTGGCAGAGATTAAGGTCCACATCATGTTTGTGGTGTCCAATTTATGGATGTCGTTTGAAAAGCAGTCAGCCTGGAAGACAGCAGCGCAGCCTGGTTACCAAAGCACTGAGAGGCCTGCTGACACCAGACCAAGGCAGCTACCTTAGAGACTCACAGCACTCCTTTGGACCCAGCACTTCCCAGCAGATGCAGTGCTTGCTCCAAAATATCCAAGCAAGCAGCACGTGCACTTAACAAGGAGGTAAAGCTCACCCCTCCTTAGAGCTGTTCCTTCTCTCCTGCAACCTTCCCATTTATTCAGAGCTTGGCTCCTACCACcaagacctgcacacagcagaattTTACCTCCACTCCATGCCACAACAGAAGAAGGTGGAGAAACTTCCTCTGCTAAGGCCATGCAATGAGAGGTAGGAGCTAAGATGACTTTAAGGAAACTCAACACACAAGAGTAAATACAGGTGAGGATCCCACTAATCTGCAGCTTGCAGCTGAGTAGAGCTTGCACTCACACAAATAGAACagacttctgctcctccagaCAAGGGAGATGGCAGCAAAACCAAGAAGGCAGGCTTGTTTGGCCTTGGTTAAAAACAACCCATGCTTGTAGAGCTGCAATCAAGATCACGGGCTTAAAGTGCCAGAGAACTCAGAAAGCCAGGGGAAGAACCAAGGCACTGCCATCACAGCCCCAGCTTTCATCCAAACAACGCGGTACAGCTTTCCTCAAGTCTGGTGATAGCCTGAAGTGATATTTACTCTTCTAAGTTCAGAGCATAAGGATTTACTTAAAGGGGTGTTAAGCACACGGGCAGTGCAGGATGATCTCTGTCCTCCTTACAGGTCTTCACAGACCTACCAACCACCTCCTCTGAAAAATCATGGCACTCATTACCCAGGTTAGGCTCATAACTTTGTCGAGTTATAAAATGAAGGCAACTGCAAACATAAATATGCCCATGTCCCCCTGCCTCTGCTAACGCCCTGGGTAGGAATACCCTCTTTCCCAGGGGATTGCCAAATAAGTGTTTGAGATTACTCACCAGCTGTTCATAGCCTCCAAAGATAAACATGCTCTTTGCCAGGACGCAAGCTGAGTGCCCGTCTCTTGCTCCTGGGACCATTCCAGACACCTTTGGCGTGAACCACTTGTGCgtgtctgaaataaaacaggaggcaatGCTAAGAAGGTACAGTAGATGTCGGGGTGGGAGGGCTCTCCACAGCCATTCCTCATTGCTAGGCAGAAATCCTTATTTCACACACAGCACCTGCTTCTTCAGCGAGCTTCTCCAAGCGAGGCTGCCTGCCTACCTGAGCTTCCACAGAGGGCACAGCAACAGAGGCCCTCAGCTCTGGGGCACAGCCAACGTCCAGCGTGACAAACAGCTCAAGTTCTACATGTGATTAGTACAGCACTGCTTGAGCAATGTTATTTCTATTGACTCACAAGTAGGCTTTGCAAGAGGTGCAAGAGACTGGAAGCTGGCAAGGACTGTAGCAATTCtcaagaaaggcaagaaataaGCCCTTGGTAATTACAGGGCTGACAACATCACTTTGGTGCTGGTAAAACTATGGAGATTATGCTGAGAGTTATTGAAAAACACCTGAAGGACAACGTGGTCATTGGTTCACAGCCAATGAGAGGAACGTTCTGTTTAACAAATTCAATCTCCTTTCATGGCAAGGTTACCCACCAAGTTGTCCAAAGGAAGCCTTTTGATGTAATGCCCGGCACAGAGCTCGACAAAAACAATGCAGTGGGTGAGCAGTTGGCTGGCAGATcaggttatagggttatagtgAACAGCTACATCAGGCTGCATCCAGTCACCAGCAGGGCTCCTCAGGGCTTCATTTTAGGGCCGTatctctttaacatcttcataaACGACTTGAATGTAGGACTAGAATGCGTTttgagcaagtttgctgatgatgctAAATAAGGAGGAGCTACTGACTCTGCTGAGGGCACAGAGGCCTCACAGAGAGATCTAGATAAATTAAAGAGCTGGGCAATCACCAACCACATGACAAGAGACggattctgcacctgggaagggGCAACCCTGGCTGTACAAACAGGCTGGGGGTGAGAcactgggagcagccctgctgagaggGATCTGGGAGTCCTGGTTGGcagcaagttgaacatgagccagcagtgtgcccaggcagccaggAGGGCCAGCCCCAAATCCCTCTCCGCAGGGCTATTCTCAATTAGTtcatctcccagtctgtactcataTCTAGGACTGCCCCAACCCAAgggcaacaccttgcacttggtcttattgaacctcattcggttctcatgggcccacttttcaaaGCCTGTTcatgtccctctggatggcaccccttccttctgttgtattgAGTGCATCACTCTGCTAAGTGCTACCAGGAagcttgctgagggtacactcaatcccacaGTCTCAGTCattgataaaaatgttgaagagAAATGGTACCAAGACAGatccctgggggacactgcttgtgaTTGGCCTCCACCTAAATGTAGAGCTGCTGATCACAACCCTATGGCTACAAAGGTCCAGCCAATTCTTTATGCACTGAACAGTCCAGCCTTCAGCTCCACCTGGATCCAccatattctatgattctacagtttaCCAACTTTGCCTCTACAGTTTCAATTACAGTGAAGAAATCATGCTAAATGGCCCAAGTGACCTAACAGCTTGGAGATGCTAACTAATTAATTGAAGAAAACTAGCACTCAAAAACCCAGCCAGAAGTGACTGACCCACAAGGTTATTGTGTcaacagagctgcagggcacatcttcacctctgcagctctccctgtCTTATCTGCTCCTCTTGCCACATCTGCACCCCCTCACCCAGGGGAGATTTCCCTGCCCTCCACCCTTCACAGTCCCCTCACCACCGCTCCCCACACACCTACACAAGCTGGATTCAGCCCTCAGCCCACACGTCCCAAGAACTGAGTTAGAGGAGGACTTGAAATCCAGCCAGAGCTGTTCTCCATGCAGGGCAAcgtggagctgtgccagcaaCTCCCTGCCAAGCACAAACAGGCACCTGTCCCATGAGCCCACAGACAGGCACAGATAAGCCTCGAGGCAGACGGAGATgtccccccacagcccccctgAAATACTGCAAGCTGCCAAGAGCCGTACTTATTTCAGGAAGTGGTAAAACTGGAGCCAAAGCAACATTCTTTGTGAGGATAACTCCTCTGAACTTGGCCCATGACCATAGCAGTTCACCTAGGCTCTAGCTGGAACCACACAGAGGGGTTTGCAAGGTCAACAAAATCCTGGGCAGGCCAGCTAGCAAGAAAGCTGCAACAGCTATCAAGTTCCCATCCTTCCCAAGAGCTGCTTCCAAGCCCAAGTCACATGGTAGCAGCAAGAGCTTGGCATAATGTGTCAAATCAGATGGAAGAGACCTTGCCTCACGGTCAGCTCAGTGCCTTCATCTCCAAATGACAAAATTGCACTCAGCCAGGACTTATCCAGCCTGATGCAACGGATACAATAGAGCTCACACCACAGTCGGAGGAGTGCCAGCCACACTTTCCAGGATTGGCAGAGGACAGGCACTGTGTGCACAGACAGCTGCACGGGGTTTGGACCAGGACTTAGGGCTGGCCTTTTCAGTTAATTTGCACTTAATGCTAAAGTGCTGGAATTGGCAGGGACACCAGGCAGCTCCCACTGCAAGGCTTCTGCATAGAAGGCAATCTGCTGTGGCTTCCTAGCTGCGTGTACcgggggaagggggaaaaccCTGTGCCcagagagcagctccaggctTCAAGACTTCTGGCAACAAAGAGAACTCACGACCAAGCAGCAAGCACTTGTCACTGCAAAACCCAGTTAGTGGTTCGTATTTAAATGAACTTGCCCCAGAATCCAGATGTGCCCCCCTCCTTCCCTGACACTCCTGTCCACCCAGTCCCTGAAACACCTGTGTGCAACAACAGcataatgaagaaaacaacttgAAATCTCAAGGAGTTTATCCTGTGGATTTATCTAATCTGGCTCAAGCCTGCCCTTATTTCTCCATTCTGTCCTCAGCCACTTCAGCACTCAATTCCTCACTCTGCTTCATGCTTTCAGAAAGAACCAGCTCCCTGGAAAGCAACAACAATCCTCGAGAGCCTTTCTTGTGCAGCCATCAGCCACAGCTAAGGGGGACATCAGAGAGAGCTCTTCAGTTACAGCTACTATCGCTGAGAGGGCACAAAGCtgacaaaaaaattcaaaatcattTGCCTGTCAGAGAATTTCACTAATTTCTATTCAGAGGCTTTCACAGAGAGTCAGGTGTGCAGATGCCACCCTGCTGAATCATCCAGCAGCACCAATTCTTCATCTGCCCTGTTTGCTCTACGCTGCCACTTTGTAGAGACCAGAGGCAGGAGAACAAGCTGGGCAGCGGCACAGCGGGGCAGAGAAAAGGTCTCACCAAGGGCAGCTGTGATGAGGATGAGTAAGGAGGTGGAACTTACTGACATCAAAGGCATAGAGCACGTTGCAGGCGCCCTCGGTGTCATTGCGGCCTCCCCATATGTAGACGATGTCGTCGATGAGCACTGCTGAGTGCCCATACCTCATGTAGGGCACCTCTCTCACTTGATCACGGCTGTTTGTCCACACTGGAGGCAGCTTGATCCAGCGCAGGGACACTGGAAGCATAAGTTAGAGCCTGTGTTAAGCCCACTGTGCAGGCTTGCCTGTCTACCCATCGCAGGCAAGTGAGCATTcatgaaagcagaaagcctGACGGCTCTGTTTTCCCCCTGCACAATAAGGAGCAGAAACAGTCTAGCAAGCAAGACAGAGCTGTGCCTGACCCCAAATAGTAGGTGGCTAAGAAATATGGAAGCACTGCTTTCCACTGTTTAGGCAAGACTGCAGGAAGCACAGAGGACTGGAGGAATCTGGACAGAAATAGCTTTGGTTCTGCATTACCA
Encoded here:
- the KLHDC3 gene encoding kelch domain-containing protein 3 isoform X2; its protein translation is MLRWAVHLEGGPRRVNHAAVAVGHKVYSFGGYCSGEDYETLRQIDVHVFNAVSLRWIKLPPVWTNSRDQVREVPYMRYGHSAVLIDDIVYIWGGRNDTEGACNVLYAFDVNTHKWFTPKVSGMVPGARDGHSACVLAKSMFIFGGYEQLADCFSNDIHKLDTTNMMWTLISAKGTPARWRDFHSATIIGTKMYVFGGRADRFGPFHSNNEIYCNRIKVFDTETNSWLDSPPTPVLPEGRRSHSAFSYNGELYVFGGYNARLNRHFHDLWKFNPVSLSWRKIEPKGKGPCPRRRQCCCRVGDKIILFGGTSPSPEEGMGDEFDLMDHSDLYILDFSPSLKTLCKLAVIQYSLDQSCLPHDIRWELSAMTTNSTISRPIVSSQG
- the KLHDC3 gene encoding kelch domain-containing protein 3 isoform X1; the encoded protein is MLRWAVHLEGGPRRVNHAAVAVGHKVYSFGGYCSGEDYETLRQIDVHVFNAVSLRWIKLPPVWTNSRDQVREVPYMRYGHSAVLIDDIVYIWGGRNDTEGACNVLYAFDVNTHKWFTPKVSGMVPGARDGHSACVLAKSMFIFGGYEQLADCFSNDIHKLDTTNMMWTLISAKGTPARWRDFHSATIIGTKMYVFGGRADRFGPFHSNNEIYCNRIKVFDTETNSWLDSPPTPVLPEGRRSHSAFSYNGELYVFGGYNARLNRHFHDLWKFNPVSLSWRKIEPKGKGPCPRRRQCCCRVGDKIILFGGTSPSPEEGMGDEFDLMDHSDLYILDFSTAQMRTAVANRPLSTGPSLKTLCKLAVIQYSLDQSCLPHDIRWELSAMTTNSTISRPIVSSQG
- the KLHDC3 gene encoding kelch domain-containing protein 3 isoform X3 gives rise to the protein MLRWAVHLEGGPRRVNHAAVAVGHKVYSFGGYCSGEDYETLRQIDVHVFNAVSLRWIKLPPVWTNSRDQVREVPYMRYGHSAVLIDDIVYIWGGRNDTEGACNVLYAFDVNTHKWFTPKVSGMVPGARDGHSACVLAKSMFIFGGYEQLADCFSNDIHKLDTTNMMWTLISAKGTPARWRDFHSATIIGTKMYVFGGRADRFGPFHSNNEIYCNRIKVFDTETNSWLDSPPTPVLPEGRRSHSAFSYNGELYVFGGYNARLNRHFHDLWKFNPVSLSWRKIEPKGKGPCPRRRQCCCRVGDKIILFGGTSPSPEEGMGDEFDLMDHSDLYILDFSTP